The following DNA comes from Kitasatospora sp. NBC_01287.
CGCACTGGGCCTGCTGCTCGGCGGCGCGCTCGGCAACCTGACCGACCGGCTGTTCCGCGCGCCCGGCGTGCTGCGCGGACACGTGGTCGACTTCATCTCGGTGCAGCACTTCGCGGTCTTCAACCTGGCCGACTCCGCCATCGTCTGCGGCGGCATCCTGGTGGTGCTGCTCTCCTTCCGCGGCAGCAACCCGGACGGCTCCACCCACGGGTCCGCGGCCAAGGGCGAATAGCTCGGCGCCCGGTTACGGCATACTCGTACGGGTGAGTACCGCAGCGCAGATCCGCACGCTTCCCGTTCCGGACGGCCTTGAGGGCGAGCGTCTCGACGCCGCCCTCGCCCGGATGTTCGGCCTCTCGCGGACCAAGGCCGCCGAACTGGCCGCCGAGGGGAAGGTCCGGATCGACGGCGCGACGGCCGGCAAGTCCGACCGGGTGATCGCCGGCTCCTGGTTGGAGGTCGAGATCCCGGCCCCCGCCGCCCCGGTGCAGATCGTCGCCGAACACGTCGAGGGCATGCGGATCGTCCACGACGACCAGGACATCGTGCTGGTGGACAAGCCGGTCGGCGTCGCCGCGCACCCGAGCCCGGGCTGGACCGGCCCGACCGTGATCGGCCACCTGGCCGCCGCCGGCTACCGGATCTCCACCTCGGGTGCCGCCGAGCGCCAGGGCGTCGTGCACCGCCTGGACGTCGGCACCTCGGGCCTGATGGTGGTCGCCAAGTCCGAGCGCGCCTACACCGACCTGAAGCGGCAGTTCCACGACCGGATCACCGAGAAGCGCTACCACACGCTGGTCCAGGGCCACCCGGACCCGCTGAGCGGCACGGTGGACGCCCCGATCGGGCGGCACCCCAGCTCGGACTGGAAGTGGGCGGTGACCCGGGAGGGCAAGCCCTCGATCACCCACTACGACCTGATCGAGGCCTACCGGGCCGCCTCGCTGATGGCGATCAAGCTGGAGACCGGCCGCACCCACCAGATCCGGGTGCACATGTCGGCGCTGCGCCACCCCTGCGTGGGCGACCTGACCTACGGGGCCGACCCGACCCTCTCCAAGCGGCTGGGCCTGACCCGCCAGTGGCTGCACGCGGTCTCGTTGGGCTTCGAGCACCCCTCGGACGGCGCGTGGGTGCAGTTCGACAGCGAGTACCCCGAGGACCTGAGCAAGGCGTTGGACATCATCTCGGCGGAGAGCTGATGGAGATCAGGACCGCCCGCACGCCCGAGGAGGTCCTCCTCGCCAAGCAGGTGCGGCACGAGGTCTTCGTGGTCGAGCAGGAGATCCCGGCCGAGCTGGAGTACGACGAGCTGGACGCCGCCTGCACCCACCTGGTCGCGCTGGACGCCGAGGGGGCCCCGCAGGGCACCGCCCGGCTGATCAGCGGTGAGCAGGCGCTGGCGCTGACCGGTGTCGAGGGCCGGGTGCTGCTCGGCCGCCTCGCCGTCCGCAAGGAGAACCGGGGCACCGGGCTGGGCGCGGAACTGGTCGGCGCGGTCGAGCGGGCCGGGCGCGAGCTGGGCGCCACCGAGTGCGAGCTGCACGCCCAG
Coding sequences within:
- a CDS encoding RluA family pseudouridine synthase, which produces MSTAAQIRTLPVPDGLEGERLDAALARMFGLSRTKAAELAAEGKVRIDGATAGKSDRVIAGSWLEVEIPAPAAPVQIVAEHVEGMRIVHDDQDIVLVDKPVGVAAHPSPGWTGPTVIGHLAAAGYRISTSGAAERQGVVHRLDVGTSGLMVVAKSERAYTDLKRQFHDRITEKRYHTLVQGHPDPLSGTVDAPIGRHPSSDWKWAVTREGKPSITHYDLIEAYRAASLMAIKLETGRTHQIRVHMSALRHPCVGDLTYGADPTLSKRLGLTRQWLHAVSLGFEHPSDGAWVQFDSEYPEDLSKALDIISAES
- a CDS encoding GNAT family N-acetyltransferase codes for the protein MEIRTARTPEEVLLAKQVRHEVFVVEQEIPAELEYDELDAACTHLVALDAEGAPQGTARLISGEQALALTGVEGRVLLGRLAVRKENRGTGLGAELVGAVERAGRELGATECELHAQVRAMGFYERMGYVAEGPVYDDAGIPHRTMVKVF